One genomic region from Melioribacteraceae bacterium encodes:
- a CDS encoding trehalase family glycosidase yields the protein MKRIFLLLLIPFTLYCQRNYLSNLNATKDDPVYTAYASAIERSDYKIDQAYSLSWFDPEKGIGFESFNGGNILYAFELNGIVKYHLKSFYTEPVITASYPDLVKFYCYPYKGIRVEASMVVYSSGFTIQDVKIFNETGSVVELNLYPVFQFEGGIKELKYLNRNNAFHFHHRKERDEWMKDHSIPLSENLQSVFMLTDIPEGHGAYLSLTESASAASPAFLNSLPSKNLNGSTSAKNPSILSFRKSMKINPDSSGQIRIIRGIDDSAVDPGSFIANAEIMRGINFTDLIEANEKIFSRIPEINFPDEDTKLLYYNAFSLIRQCMMRPEGESNYNYYVFSREPKWGWGYGGQVFHESLVMLAYAFMDPESAMSSQRVYFERQRNDGYINYRTGPYLNEEIVHNGEYTSSAPWFNYINYEIYKISGDKKFLRDAYNSGKKFYKWYTERRDSNGNGLSSWGGHAELESVRDARVAVWDKVGWASNFEGPDLNSMLVMEEKSLAAMASILKLEDESANWERKSLERSALVNKYLWDEESQFYYNVNKNDQSFTFRSKNDLKIKEIIGFLPLWAGITDMYRTPKLIKSLLDEKEFWRRYGIPTLSAKDDYYNPIGYWNGPVWIQWQYLIFRGLLDNGYKNEAVQLAGKVMSNVINQLKTDHYFWEFYSADDHQAGWNKSYIWTGIIARFLIDINSL from the coding sequence ATGAAAAGAATATTTCTTTTATTATTAATTCCTTTCACTCTTTATTGCCAGAGAAATTATCTTTCCAATCTGAATGCGACAAAAGACGATCCCGTTTACACAGCTTATGCTTCAGCTATTGAAAGATCCGATTATAAAATTGATCAGGCCTACTCTCTTAGCTGGTTCGATCCTGAAAAAGGAATCGGTTTTGAATCATTTAACGGTGGGAATATACTTTATGCGTTTGAACTGAACGGGATTGTTAAGTATCACTTAAAAAGCTTTTACACCGAACCTGTAATCACAGCGTCGTACCCGGACCTGGTAAAATTTTACTGCTACCCGTACAAAGGAATTCGGGTGGAAGCTTCGATGGTTGTCTATAGCTCCGGATTTACGATTCAAGATGTCAAGATTTTTAATGAAACCGGCAGTGTAGTGGAATTGAACCTTTATCCCGTATTTCAATTTGAAGGAGGGATTAAAGAATTAAAATACCTCAATCGAAATAATGCTTTTCATTTTCATCATAGAAAGGAAAGAGACGAATGGATGAAGGATCACTCAATTCCTCTTTCTGAAAATCTACAATCAGTATTCATGTTAACCGATATTCCCGAAGGCCATGGTGCCTATTTATCTCTAACTGAATCAGCTTCCGCAGCTTCACCGGCATTTCTCAATTCTCTTCCGTCGAAAAATCTGAATGGATCAACGTCGGCGAAAAATCCTTCAATTCTATCATTCCGGAAATCAATGAAGATAAATCCGGACAGTTCCGGTCAGATCAGAATTATAAGAGGAATTGATGATTCAGCAGTTGACCCCGGATCATTTATTGCAAATGCTGAAATAATGAGAGGAATTAATTTTACCGATCTCATTGAAGCCAACGAAAAAATCTTTTCACGTATACCGGAAATAAATTTTCCCGATGAAGACACGAAGCTGCTCTATTACAATGCGTTCAGTCTGATCCGTCAGTGCATGATGCGCCCCGAAGGTGAAAGCAATTATAATTATTATGTCTTTTCAAGAGAACCGAAATGGGGATGGGGTTACGGCGGACAGGTCTTTCATGAAAGCCTTGTGATGCTTGCTTATGCTTTCATGGATCCGGAAAGCGCAATGAGTTCTCAGCGAGTCTATTTTGAAAGACAGCGCAATGATGGTTATATCAATTACCGGACCGGTCCCTATCTTAATGAAGAGATTGTTCATAACGGCGAGTATACAAGTTCGGCTCCCTGGTTCAATTATATCAATTACGAAATATATAAGATCAGCGGTGATAAAAAATTTCTGAGGGACGCGTACAATAGCGGGAAAAAATTTTACAAGTGGTATACGGAACGGAGGGACTCTAACGGAAACGGATTATCAAGCTGGGGCGGACATGCAGAGCTTGAAAGCGTTCGTGATGCCAGGGTTGCCGTATGGGATAAGGTCGGCTGGGCATCAAATTTTGAAGGTCCCGATCTCAACTCGATGCTTGTGATGGAGGAAAAATCATTGGCTGCAATGGCTTCAATACTTAAACTCGAAGACGAGAGCGCCAATTGGGAAAGAAAATCACTCGAGAGAAGTGCGCTAGTTAATAAATATTTGTGGGACGAGGAATCTCAATTCTATTATAATGTTAACAAGAATGATCAGAGTTTCACTTTCAGATCGAAGAATGATTTGAAGATAAAAGAAATAATCGGATTCCTTCCGTTGTGGGCCGGAATTACTGATATGTATAGAACCCCAAAATTGATTAAGTCCCTTTTAGATGAAAAGGAATTCTGGCGCAGATATGGAATACCAACGCTTTCAGCGAAGGATGATTATTATAACCCGATCGGTTACTGGAACGGTCCGGTCTGGATCCAGTGGCAGTATCTGATATTCCGCGGACTTCTCGATAACGGTTATAAAAATGAAGCGGTTCAGCTTGCCGGCAAAGTTATGAGTAATGTAATTAATCAGCTGAAGACCGATCATTATTTCTGGGAATTCTATAGTGCGGATGATCATCAGGCCGGTTGGAACAAGTCATATATCTGGACCGGAATAATAGCCCGGTTTTTAATCGACATAAATTCACTCTGA
- a CDS encoding pyridoxal-phosphate dependent enzyme: protein MLNSEPNRNDIIQAHERIKGQIHKTPLFTSDSLNRITGCQIYFKCENFQKVGAFKFRGASNAIISLDKKELEKGVITHSSGNHAAALALAARMLNTPAYIVMPVTAPEIKKKAVAGYGAKITFSEPTVKAREEAAGKIVDETGATFIHPYDNYSIIAGQATCAKEILEEVNDLDYIISPVGGGGLVSGTCLAARYFSNGTKIIGAEPEGADDAFRSLRDKTIYPSVKPDTICDGLLTQLCDKTYKILEKNIDSIITVGDNFTIEAMKLIWERMKIIVEPSGAITLGAVLFNQAFFRNKKIALILSGGNVDLEKLPWNRKTQ, encoded by the coding sequence ATGCTGAATTCGGAACCAAACAGAAATGACATTATTCAAGCTCATGAAAGAATTAAAGGGCAGATTCATAAAACGCCCTTGTTTACATCCGATTCTCTGAATCGCATTACCGGGTGTCAAATCTATTTTAAATGTGAAAATTTTCAGAAGGTGGGAGCATTTAAATTCCGCGGGGCGAGCAATGCAATTATCTCACTCGATAAAAAGGAACTTGAGAAAGGTGTGATCACGCACTCTTCTGGAAATCATGCCGCCGCACTCGCGCTGGCTGCAAGAATGCTTAATACTCCCGCTTATATTGTTATGCCGGTTACCGCGCCTGAGATTAAGAAGAAAGCTGTTGCCGGATACGGCGCAAAAATAACTTTCAGCGAGCCAACCGTTAAAGCACGAGAGGAAGCTGCCGGGAAAATAGTTGATGAAACAGGAGCTACGTTTATTCATCCTTACGACAATTATTCAATTATTGCCGGACAGGCAACATGTGCAAAGGAAATTCTTGAGGAAGTAAATGATCTGGATTATATAATTTCTCCCGTTGGCGGAGGGGGACTTGTATCCGGTACATGCCTGGCAGCCCGGTATTTTTCGAACGGGACAAAAATAATTGGAGCCGAACCTGAAGGTGCCGATGATGCATTCCGCTCTCTTAGAGATAAAACCATTTATCCGTCAGTAAAACCGGATACTATTTGCGACGGACTCCTTACACAACTTTGCGATAAAACTTATAAGATTCTCGAAAAAAATATCGACTCTATAATAACTGTCGGCGACAATTTCACAATAGAAGCTATGAAACTGATCTGGGAACGGATGAAAATTATTGTTGAGCCGTCAGGCGCAATTACGCTCGGTGCCGTTCTCTTCAATCAGGCATTTTTCAGAAATAAAAAGATTGCGCTGATATTATCCGGCGGGAATGTTGATCTCGAAAAACTCCCCTGGAATAGAAAAACCCAGTAA
- a CDS encoding SpoIIE family protein phosphatase, with protein sequence MVSDKRSKNNLIERLRFFQSIVRKISERKSLEKLLDEIIDASKSLLNSEAASLLLYDRKDGLLHYHTVAGRKRSAIKARTIKIGEGIAGWIAGKRIPAIIDDCYSDKRFNREFDSKSGFKTRNMICVPMVKKKELIGVIQSMNKKGGRKFTKEDLDLFEALAAQCAVAIENARLTELEFREEQIKNELETARIIQQRFIQREFPVFNDIDFDLRLIPAREVGGDYYYVDRINDTKTLFMIADVSGKSISAALIVSTLYSFINFYLLQHKSNFVLKHFVESFNKFLISSTTPDKFVTAWFGLFNHTDKSITGISAGHNPTYLLRSGSDRFETLSEGGLMLGSIDLPYSEERITLNKGDLISFYTDGVPEAMNSKSIEFGDERFKRILARTRNYSAQDIINAVIRDINKFRGAAEQSDDITIGIIKC encoded by the coding sequence ATGGTGTCTGACAAAAGATCTAAAAATAATCTGATTGAACGATTGAGGTTTTTTCAGTCGATTGTAAGGAAAATATCCGAAAGGAAATCTCTTGAGAAACTCCTTGACGAAATTATAGATGCGAGCAAATCACTTCTGAATTCGGAAGCCGCATCACTGCTTCTCTACGACCGTAAAGACGGTCTTCTTCATTATCATACCGTAGCCGGACGAAAGCGTTCGGCCATAAAAGCAAGAACAATTAAGATAGGTGAGGGAATAGCCGGATGGATAGCCGGCAAACGGATTCCGGCAATTATCGACGACTGCTATTCAGATAAGCGTTTTAACAGGGAGTTTGATTCAAAATCAGGATTTAAAACAAGGAATATGATCTGTGTACCGATGGTGAAGAAGAAGGAGCTGATCGGTGTTATTCAGTCGATGAACAAAAAAGGAGGCCGGAAGTTCACTAAAGAAGATCTCGATCTTTTTGAAGCCCTTGCCGCTCAGTGTGCAGTCGCAATCGAAAATGCAAGATTAACCGAACTCGAATTCCGTGAAGAACAGATAAAGAACGAACTCGAAACAGCGCGTATTATCCAGCAGCGGTTTATCCAGCGGGAATTTCCCGTTTTTAATGATATTGATTTCGACCTTAGACTTATTCCCGCAAGGGAAGTTGGCGGTGACTATTACTATGTTGACCGTATCAACGATACTAAAACTCTCTTCATGATTGCCGATGTATCCGGAAAAAGTATTTCCGCTGCTCTGATCGTTTCGACACTCTATTCATTTATAAATTTCTATTTACTTCAGCACAAATCAAATTTTGTTCTTAAACACTTCGTTGAGTCCTTTAATAAATTCCTAATATCATCCACTACACCGGATAAATTTGTAACTGCCTGGTTCGGGCTTTTTAATCACACTGATAAAAGTATAACGGGGATCAGTGCCGGACATAATCCCACCTATCTTCTGCGCAGCGGTTCGGATCGGTTTGAAACTCTATCCGAAGGAGGACTTATGCTCGGCAGTATTGATCTTCCCTATTCAGAGGAAAGGATAACTCTGAACAAAGGCGATCTGATTTCCTTTTATACTGACGGTGTCCCGGAAGCAATGAATTCTAAAAGTATTGAATTTGGCGATGAACGTTTTAAAAGGATATTGGCCAGAACAAGAAATTATTCTGCTCAGGATATTATTAACGCTGTGATCAGGGATATTAATAAATTCCGGGGTGCGGCCGAGCAGAGTGACGACATAACAATCGGGATTATAAAATGCTGA
- a CDS encoding TetR/AcrR family transcriptional regulator has protein sequence MKYPNTKKLIIENALDYFSTNGYAGASIRQIARAVGIRESAIYNHFNSKEDIFLAILSEFKSKSLSDKILNDELLDELDNPEKFLHDFALKLIGLWNTPRERKFIRLLLMEQFTKVGSTELSITEYINELRNICRLIFSEMIKNNIARKYDPSILAEQFTAPLFLIRTEYLAKDEGINIDKVSEMVRKHVSFFWNSVKV, from the coding sequence ATGAAATATCCCAATACTAAAAAACTTATCATAGAAAATGCTCTCGATTATTTCTCGACAAACGGTTACGCCGGCGCATCGATAAGACAGATTGCCCGTGCCGTCGGAATCCGCGAAAGCGCTATCTATAATCACTTCAACTCTAAAGAGGATATATTCCTAGCAATCCTTTCGGAATTCAAATCGAAATCATTGAGCGATAAAATCCTGAACGACGAATTACTCGATGAACTTGATAACCCGGAAAAATTCCTTCATGATTTTGCATTGAAGCTGATCGGCCTCTGGAATACTCCCCGTGAAAGAAAGTTTATCCGCCTTCTTCTCATGGAACAGTTTACTAAAGTAGGCTCTACCGAACTATCGATTACCGAATATATAAACGAACTCCGCAATATCTGCCGGCTTATCTTTTCTGAAATGATAAAAAACAATATAGCACGGAAATACGATCCTTCAATTCTTGCCGAACAGTTCACTGCTCCTCTCTTTCTGATTAGAACCGAGTATCTCGCTAAAGATGAGGGTATTAATATCGATAAAGTTTCCGAGATGGTAAGAAAACATGTATCGTTTTTCTGGAACTCAGTAAAAGTGTAA
- the cydB gene encoding cytochrome d ubiquinol oxidase subunit II, with amino-acid sequence MEFQFDLNTIWFILIGVLLTGYAILDGFDLGVGALHLLVKDDTERRIMINSIGPVWDGNEVWLVTGGGALFAAFPHVYATVFSGFYIALILLLFGLIFRAIAIEFRSKQPMKWWRKMWDVAFSVSSILIALLMGVALGNIITGVPIDAEKEFAGNFFTLINPYTLLVGVTTVALFMMHGSIYVVMKTEGVLQNRIRGWVNNTIIFFVICYVTTTMYTLIYYPHMVQHFKDEPWLFLIAVLNMLAIANIPREIFHGRDFRAFLSSCASIVALLALFAAGLFPNIVLSNPNPEYSLTIYNAASSQKTLNIMLIVALIGVPFVLAYTISIYWIFRGKVKIDSMSY; translated from the coding sequence ATGGAATTTCAGTTCGACTTAAACACAATCTGGTTTATACTGATCGGAGTTCTTTTAACCGGTTATGCAATACTGGACGGCTTCGATCTCGGTGTTGGTGCTCTGCATCTTCTTGTAAAAGACGACACAGAACGCAGGATTATGATCAATTCGATCGGTCCCGTATGGGATGGAAACGAAGTCTGGCTTGTTACCGGAGGCGGCGCCCTCTTCGCTGCATTCCCGCATGTCTATGCAACCGTCTTCTCCGGGTTTTATATCGCGCTGATATTGCTGTTGTTCGGATTGATTTTCAGGGCGATCGCTATTGAATTCAGAAGCAAGCAGCCGATGAAATGGTGGCGTAAGATGTGGGATGTCGCTTTCAGCGTATCAAGCATCCTGATCGCTCTTCTGATGGGTGTAGCACTCGGTAATATTATCACCGGTGTACCGATCGATGCGGAAAAGGAATTCGCGGGAAACTTTTTTACACTCATCAATCCTTATACTCTCTTAGTCGGTGTAACAACGGTAGCTCTGTTTATGATGCACGGTTCAATCTATGTCGTTATGAAAACCGAAGGAGTACTTCAGAATAGAATACGCGGATGGGTGAACAATACAATTATATTCTTTGTGATCTGTTATGTTACCACAACAATGTATACACTGATTTATTACCCGCACATGGTTCAGCATTTTAAAGACGAACCGTGGCTTTTCCTTATTGCAGTATTGAATATGCTTGCTATTGCAAATATACCAAGGGAAATTTTCCACGGTAGAGATTTCAGGGCGTTTCTCTCATCTTGTGCAAGTATTGTGGCGCTTCTTGCCTTGTTTGCAGCGGGACTATTTCCAAACATAGTTCTCTCAAACCCTAATCCGGAATACAGCTTAACAATTTATAACGCTGCATCTTCGCAGAAGACTTTGAATATTATGCTTATTGTTGCATTGATAGGTGTCCCGTTTGTTTTAGCATATACGATCAGTATTTACTGGATCTTCAGAGGAAAGGTTAAGATTGATTCGATGAGTTACTGA
- a CDS encoding cytochrome ubiquinol oxidase subunit I has product MDVEILSRIQFAFTIAFHYIYPPLSIGLGVLLVIMEGMYLKTGNKLYERMTKFWVKIFALTFAMGVATGIVMEFEFGTNWATYSRFVGDVFGSALAAEGIFAFFLESGFLAVLVFGWNKVSPKMHFFSTIMVSFGSMLSAVWIVVANSWQQTPAGYHIVGEGINARAEITDFWGMVFNPSSMERLSHVLSGAWLAGAFLVLSVSAYYLLKKKHIEFAKSSFKIALGLAVFASLFQLFTGHKSAVGISETQPAKLAAFEAHYDSSSAGDLYLFGWVNDQKQEVNFGIKIPGMLSYLIHGDPDKPVTGLNAFKPEDRPPVNIVFQSYHLMVAIGFFLIGISLLGLILLRKEKIFEMKWLLRIFVIAVLGPQIANQLGWISAEVGRQPWIVYNLLRTSEGLSKVVTANQVLFSLILFTAVYALLFILFLYLLNEKIKHGPEDAELIPSEYEHQKGILNRN; this is encoded by the coding sequence ATGGACGTAGAAATTCTCTCACGCATTCAATTCGCTTTTACAATTGCTTTCCATTATATCTATCCTCCTCTCAGCATCGGTCTGGGAGTTCTTCTTGTAATAATGGAAGGAATGTACCTTAAAACCGGCAATAAGCTTTACGAAAGGATGACAAAATTTTGGGTTAAGATATTTGCCTTAACTTTTGCTATGGGTGTTGCGACCGGAATTGTTATGGAATTTGAATTCGGAACAAACTGGGCTACATACTCGCGGTTTGTTGGTGATGTTTTCGGCAGCGCACTGGCCGCAGAAGGAATATTTGCATTCTTTCTTGAGTCGGGATTTCTTGCTGTGCTTGTCTTCGGCTGGAATAAAGTAAGTCCTAAGATGCATTTCTTCTCAACAATAATGGTTTCATTCGGATCGATGCTGAGCGCAGTCTGGATCGTAGTTGCTAACTCCTGGCAGCAGACGCCGGCCGGTTATCATATAGTTGGTGAAGGAATTAATGCGCGTGCCGAGATAACAGATTTCTGGGGAATGGTATTCAATCCTTCATCAATGGAAAGGCTGTCTCATGTTTTGTCCGGTGCATGGCTTGCCGGTGCTTTTCTTGTTTTAAGTGTGAGCGCCTATTATTTATTGAAAAAAAAGCATATTGAATTTGCAAAATCGTCTTTCAAAATTGCTCTGGGTCTGGCTGTTTTTGCTTCTCTGTTCCAACTATTTACCGGTCATAAAAGTGCTGTTGGTATCAGCGAAACCCAGCCCGCAAAACTTGCTGCGTTCGAAGCACATTATGATTCATCTTCCGCGGGCGATCTTTATTTATTCGGCTGGGTCAACGATCAGAAGCAGGAAGTAAATTTCGGAATTAAAATCCCGGGAATGCTGAGCTATCTTATCCATGGCGATCCGGATAAACCCGTCACCGGTCTCAATGCATTCAAACCGGAGGATCGTCCTCCCGTTAATATTGTTTTTCAGTCGTATCATCTTATGGTTGCAATCGGTTTCTTTCTGATCGGAATAAGTCTGCTCGGTTTAATTCTTTTGCGTAAAGAAAAAATATTCGAAATGAAATGGCTTCTGCGAATTTTTGTTATTGCAGTTCTCGGTCCTCAGATTGCAAACCAGCTCGGCTGGATTTCTGCCGAGGTTGGAAGACAGCCCTGGATAGTTTATAACCTGCTCAGGACCTCGGAAGGACTATCTAAAGTTGTAACTGCTAATCAGGTTCTGTTTTCATTAATACTCTTTACAGCAGTTTATGCTCTCCTTTTTATTCTGTTTCTTTATCTCTTAAATGAAAAGATTAAACACGGCCCCGAAGATGCGGAGTTAATTCCTTCCGAGTACGAACATCAGAAGGGAATTCTAAACAGAAATTAA
- a CDS encoding valine--tRNA ligase translates to MSSASFSEIPKTYNSKDVEEKWYQYWYEHNLYHSEVDESKEPYTIVIPPPNITGILHIGHILNNTLQDIYIRYKRMKGFNACWIPGIDHASIATEAKVVAMLKEKGINKDNISREDFLQYCYEWKEKYGGIIFKQLRKLGVSCDWQRERFTMDIHYYRKVIEAFVKLYKEDLIYRGYRMVNWDPASKSAISDEEVFYKEVKGNLWYFKYPVKDSTEFVIVATTRPETMLGDTGIAVNPEDERYKHLIGKTVILPIVGREIPLFADGYVDKEFGTGAVKVTPAHDVNDYEMGLRHKLEMVNIFNEDATSNGNVPKEFRDLDRYDLRFKVVARMEELGLLHKVEDYTNKVGYSQRGNVPIEPYLSEQWFMRMEKLARPALDAVLEGKVNFYPEHWVKTYEHWMTNIRDWCISRQLWWGHRIPVWYHKDSGEIYCEVEPPADADNWYRDDDVLDTWASSWLWAQDVFTDEKEQNYYYPTDLLVTAPDIIFFWVARMIIAGMHFKNQIPFRDVYFTSTVRDSQGRKMSKSLGNSPDPLDLIDEYGADALRFTMIYIAPLGQDVLFSSDKCEIGRNFANKIWNAGRFLMMNAQNIKVDKELVDKHLDFTDRWILSRFEKTIKMFTEAIDEYEINNAVKIIYSYVWSDFCDWYIELSKFRLYNADDEVKSALLSRAISLFEEMLKLVHPFMPFITEEIWQLLGERKKGDSISIQEFPKYYGILIDEVAENNVEFIQNIINAIRNIRGEMNIPPSKLINVYLKTGRINDDQIKYIKSIVRIDELVVDPAMQKPKASASAVVKDCDVFIPLEGLIDLNVERSRIEKEITRISGSLEGVKKKLSNEGFVAKAPVEVIERERTKMHDWETSLEKLKAILEDLK, encoded by the coding sequence ATGTCCTCTGCTAGTTTTTCGGAAATTCCAAAAACATATAACTCTAAAGATGTTGAGGAGAAGTGGTATCAATACTGGTACGAACATAATCTTTATCATTCCGAGGTCGATGAATCTAAAGAACCGTATACTATTGTAATCCCTCCGCCAAACATAACAGGCATTCTGCATATCGGTCATATTCTTAATAACACGCTTCAGGATATCTATATAAGATACAAGCGGATGAAAGGTTTTAATGCATGCTGGATTCCGGGTATAGACCATGCGTCAATTGCCACCGAAGCTAAAGTTGTTGCGATGTTGAAGGAAAAGGGGATTAATAAAGACAATATCTCGCGGGAGGACTTTCTTCAATACTGTTACGAATGGAAAGAAAAATACGGCGGAATAATTTTCAAGCAGCTCCGTAAACTCGGCGTTAGCTGCGACTGGCAGCGTGAACGCTTTACTATGGATATTCATTATTACCGAAAAGTTATTGAAGCGTTTGTAAAGCTCTATAAGGAAGATCTTATTTATCGCGGTTACAGGATGGTAAACTGGGACCCGGCTTCAAAATCCGCAATCAGCGATGAAGAGGTTTTTTATAAAGAGGTTAAAGGTAATCTCTGGTATTTCAAGTATCCGGTTAAAGACTCAACTGAATTTGTAATTGTCGCTACAACCCGCCCGGAAACTATGCTTGGCGATACCGGAATTGCAGTCAACCCCGAAGATGAAAGATATAAACACCTGATCGGAAAAACAGTAATCCTACCGATTGTCGGACGTGAAATCCCTCTCTTTGCTGATGGATATGTCGATAAAGAATTTGGAACCGGTGCTGTTAAAGTTACTCCCGCTCATGACGTAAATGATTATGAAATGGGCCTTCGGCATAAATTAGAGATGGTTAATATCTTTAACGAGGATGCAACTTCAAATGGAAATGTGCCTAAAGAGTTCAGAGACCTCGATCGGTATGATCTCCGGTTTAAAGTGGTTGCCAGAATGGAAGAACTCGGACTTCTGCATAAAGTTGAAGACTATACAAATAAGGTGGGTTACTCCCAGCGCGGGAATGTACCGATTGAACCGTATCTATCCGAACAATGGTTTATGCGGATGGAGAAACTTGCAAGACCGGCTCTCGATGCTGTCTTGGAAGGTAAAGTAAATTTCTATCCAGAACATTGGGTAAAAACTTATGAACACTGGATGACGAATATAAGGGACTGGTGTATATCGCGTCAGCTCTGGTGGGGACATCGCATACCTGTCTGGTATCATAAGGACAGCGGTGAAATCTATTGCGAGGTCGAACCGCCGGCGGATGCCGACAACTGGTACCGGGACGACGACGTGCTTGATACATGGGCTTCGAGCTGGCTCTGGGCCCAGGATGTTTTTACTGATGAAAAAGAACAGAACTATTATTATCCCACAGACCTTCTTGTTACTGCGCCTGATATAATATTTTTCTGGGTGGCAAGAATGATTATTGCCGGTATGCATTTTAAGAATCAGATTCCTTTCCGCGATGTCTACTTCACCAGTACCGTTCGCGATTCGCAGGGCAGGAAAATGAGCAAGTCGTTGGGTAATTCTCCAGATCCTCTCGATCTTATAGACGAGTATGGTGCCGATGCCCTCAGATTTACTATGATCTATATTGCCCCGCTCGGCCAGGATGTTCTTTTCAGTTCCGATAAATGCGAAATAGGTAGAAACTTCGCTAATAAAATCTGGAACGCGGGCCGCTTTCTTATGATGAATGCTCAGAATATTAAAGTGGATAAAGAACTTGTTGACAAACATCTCGACTTTACCGACCGCTGGATTCTGTCGCGCTTCGAAAAGACAATCAAAATGTTCACCGAGGCAATCGATGAATATGAAATCAATAATGCCGTGAAAATAATCTACTCTTATGTCTGGAGTGATTTTTGCGACTGGTACATAGAGCTTTCGAAATTCAGGCTTTATAATGCTGACGACGAAGTGAAATCGGCTCTTCTCTCGCGTGCGATATCCCTGTTTGAAGAGATGCTTAAGCTGGTTCATCCGTTTATGCCTTTTATTACCGAAGAGATCTGGCAGCTGCTTGGAGAAAGAAAAAAAGGGGATAGTATTTCAATTCAGGAATTTCCTAAATATTACGGAATACTGATTGACGAGGTTGCCGAGAATAATGTTGAGTTCATTCAGAACATTATTAATGCGATCCGTAATATCAGGGGCGAGATGAATATTCCTCCTTCAAAGCTGATCAATGTTTATTTAAAGACCGGTAGGATAAACGACGACCAGATAAAATATATTAAGTCGATCGTCAGAATAGATGAGCTGGTTGTTGACCCCGCTATGCAGAAGCCGAAGGCAAGCGCATCGGCAGTAGTAAAAGATTGCGATGTTTTCATTCCGCTTGAGGGCCTTATTGATCTGAATGTTGAACGGTCCAGAATTGAAAAGGAGATTACCAGAATTTCCGGTTCTTTAGAAGGTGTTAAGAAAAAATTGTCGAACGAGGGATTCGTTGCCAAGGCTCCCGTAGAAGTTATTGAACGCGAAAGAACGAAAATGCACGATTGGGAAACTTCCCTCGAGAAATTGAAAGCTATCCTGGAAGACCTTAAGTAA